The genomic window CTACAACTGATTTTACATGAAATCTTTTAGTGTCTCAAAAAGTTATAGCTgaaggctgggcgctgtggctcacgcgtgtaatcccagcactttgggatgctgaggtgggtggatcacctgatgtcaggggttcaagaacagcctgaccaacatggtgaaaccccatcactactaaaaatacaaaattagctgggcgtggtggcgcatgcctgtaatctcagccacttgggaggctgaggcaggagaactgtttgaacccaggaagggaaggttgcagtgagccgagatcgcgtcattgcactccagcctggacgagagcaaaactctgtctgaaaaaaaaaagaaaaaagaagaagctaTAGCTGCTTCTATgacagatttgttttcttttccctccaaGAAATTGTATTGATTGTTGCTTTTGGTCAGCTTAAGTCTTCCTTTTATCCTTAGTAATGTAGTAATGGAAGCCTAATTTTCAGCTGGGCACTCTGCAATCCAGAATAAGACACGCTTTCCAGCCTTCTTTGTCTAGGTTTTTGCCTATGACATACTCGCTAAGTGATTTTTGGAGGCTGCTCAAAAGGAGGTAACTGAACTGAGAGGAGCCTCTTTCTATTCCTCTACCTTTTGTCCACATTTTACATGTGATAACTGGAGCTTCAGCAGCCATCAAGGATGGACTAATTATCTCCAGCCCTTTTCtattatagagaaaaataaacttgtatGAAGTCACTCATGCCTTGTTTTTAAACTATATGCAGCTGAATCCAGTCCCAATCACTACATGAGGTTTCACTGATCTTTTCACACTGGAACACCGAAAAGTCTTCTCCTAAAAGGAATACCCTCTGCAGCTACTAACAATTAGTAGGTGGTGTTTATCACTCTGGTGATATGTTTTGGAGTGGACACccctaattttaatattcttcatctgtaacattCTGGTATTCACAATATAAAGATCATGATCTCCTCTCCAAGCTGACTTTATTGTTCAACTTCCAAAGTATTCCAGAACAAGCAACATTTCAAAATTGCATCATCAATATTAAAGGGCAAAAgtccaatttctttcatcagacaTTTACTGAATAGTGTCTATGCAGCAGCCACTAGACTGGCACTGGAGTTATCAAGTCAGACAGTTGCTATTCAGATTAATTCAGCAAGGTGCATTCAAATTACTCATGAAATCTCTTTCAAAGTCTAAAACGCTGATTTATAACTTGAATCTTGACATAATGCGGTGGGGATGGGGAAGTGGTAAAATTACATGAAGCTAACCCTGAAGGCAAGTTCTAAAGTTCACCAGCGAAAAATatctttgcttttgaaaatgcTTCCACTGAGGAAGGAAGGGGTAAGGCCAGTGGGAGGAATGAGGTGAAGCCACTGGGGGAAAATGTTCACCATTAACCTGTACTTTAAGACACCTTTGAGAGTAGTCTCAAGGTGCAAACatcatcagttttattttatagGAGTAAGTTGCtacagcaaatgcaaaaatatcAATCTTCTCTTGTTCTGCTTAAGCCTGCAAATCTGTGGGCACTTGATTCACTGCTGACTTCAAAACCCTTACTCAGTCATGAAGCTCTCTGTTGCTTAGAGTATATAATCATGCAGTTATGTTAAAAGCTCTGAGATGTCCTGCAGTGAAGAATGCTGGTTAACTTTGATCCTATCATATCATCTAGGATGAAATTATTGGGGTCCAAAGCTGACTTcaaggaaagcaaaggagaaggaaTAGAGGCAGGGAGCCCCCAAGAATTTTCTGAtgccacagtgggctatggtgactTTCCTAAAGTGCTGTTTGATAGTCAATGCGCCCTCTCTGACGTTCTACAAGGAGAGAACGCCTCATCAAGCCAGTTTGTCTTTGTGGTGATATCTCTGATGTTGAAAAAGACCTGACCTTTGCCTGAAGGCTTCTCCACATTCACTACACTGATAGGGTTTTTCTTCATTGTGGATTCTTACATGCTGAGCAAGGTGTGAGTTTAGTCGGAAGGCTTTCTGGCATATGTTACACTTGaaaggtttttctccagtatgaattctgtGGTGTCGAATAAGGTCTGAGGtcaaactgaaagcttttccacaCTCATTACATTGATGGTTTTTGGAGTGACTGTGAATTCTCTGATGGTGGGTGAGGAGTAGGGCCTGACTAAAGGTTTTTCCACACTCCTTGCACTCACAGGGCTCCTCCTGGCTGTGAATTCTCTGGTGTCGATTAAGGTGAGAGCTGCGCCTAAAATTTTTTCCACAATGGATACATagataaggtttctctccagtatgaattctgaGATGTTCCAAAAGGCCTGCATTCTGGCTAAAGACTTTGCCACACTCGTTGCACTGATAAGGCTTCTCACCAAGATGGATTTTCTGATGTCTGACGAGGTGTGAACTCCTCTgaaaggctttcccacactcaTGACACTGATGACCTTTCTCTCTAGAGAGGACTTTATGTCCTGTAAGACTGGAACTCTGACACACATCAGACTCGCAGAGTTTCTTTCCCGTGTGCGTACTCGCATGTTCAATCAGGTCTGAGTGCTGGAGGAATCCCTGCCCACATTCTGAGCATTTATACTCAGTCTCCTCTTTGGGCTTGGCCTGCTGCCTTTCCAAGTTAGAGCCCTCATTATGAGCCTCCATGGGTTCAGATATTTTCCCAGATGACTCTACTCTTCCACAAGAGTCTGTTACTACAACAAGCTTCCCATTCTCAATCCTTGTCTCCTCACCtgcaatattaaatatataccaCCAATTACTTGTCTTTTGATGCTTGGGGAAAGGAATCTGcaactagaaggaaaaaaaaaacttaatgaaGCCATGTGTGCAAAGTAAAAACACTGTGGATGCTTGTGATTGTATAAAAGAGTTACAGAATGGTACACAAGACATTGTTAACTATGACTGCCTTTGGGGAAAGATGGGGAattctggtgggaggtaacttattttaaatagtttaaattttATCATGTGATACCACACACAGAGTAGCTAGCAAGCAAGCAAATAAACTGTCTAAAAGGGCATGCCTGTACAGTCTTGAAGATAACATGtcacatggaaaataaaaaaggtagGTTAATTGAGACCCCCAGGGCCCATAAGAAAGGGACAGCATTTTaactgaaaatgaagaaatgtagaTGTGGTGCCAATTTTATCACTAACTGTGTAATCTTTAAAAAGTAAGGTAAATTATCTGGGCTCTGTGTCCTCatcaataaagaaagaatattgcACCATAAGACCGTGACAATAACATGAAGTTCACAAAAATGCCTTCGGCTTTCCTAATCTCCTTGGACAACAGTAACTGCTCTCCTGTGTGGTTCAACAAAGTTTTTATCTCAATGCTGTGATAATTTATtcatgtctgtctctctccctgcaCCCCTGATGCACAATGCCCCAAGAGACTGTAAGCACATGCAGAGCAGACTTTGTTTTCtctagcacagagcctggtacATAACAGACATTAAACAAATGTTTACTAAATAAATGGCCTGTGTCCTAAGggtgaaattaaatgaaaatagagaaaacttAAGCTCAGATAGATACACAAGCAGACGGGTGAGAAGAAtgtcaagttttttgttttgtttcattttatatttttatttaccagtTTTTCTTGTAGCTAAGGATAACTCTTTAAAGGCTAGGAGCATGACTGGGGATGCAAAGTCAGAATGAGAGAGTAAAAGGAAAGCTGGAtggagaaaatagaagaaagagacTCTAAGCAGCACTAATAACAAAGGAGGGTTAATCAGTGTGAGCAAGTTAATTCAGCAGATAATTAAAAAGGAGAGAGTAGATGACAgccaaaaggaaaagtgaaagtGAAGGGATTAGTAAGGAGATATCAGAGAAAGGAAGGTCACAGGTGAGGAGTgaagaaattaaataaagtaataatgTACTGTGTACAAAGACCCTCTACGACAGAATGAAGTATTCAGTCCTAcatgggggcagggggcaggagtGAGAGATTAAGGGAAAGGAATAAGACTCTTTCAGTAATGACATAATCACATATACAACTTAAAAAAAGCAAGAGAGGATGAAACCAAAAGAACCCTGAATTTTgaatagaaaataacattttcaacaGATCCAGGGGGTAAGGAACATTTTCAAGAGTCTACTGATGTTACAttcactttttttgagacatggtcttgctctgttgccaaggctggagtacagtggtgcaatcacatagctcactgcagtcttgaactcctgggctcaagcaatcctcttgcctcagcctcccaagtggctaggactacagctgcatgccaccatgcctagctatttatttatttatttattttttgtagagacgaggtttcactatgtttcccaggctggtctcaaacatctggcttcaagcaatcctcccactttgacttcccaaagtactgggattacaagtatgaaccACCACGGCAGCCacatttactttttgtatttaaaCTATATACCCATCACTGATTACATGGTACAAATTCATTTCTACAAGGCTATTGAGAAAAGGTAGGCCCCTTTCTTTCAGCTACTTTATTCAGAATGCTCCCAGAAGAAAGGTAACTTTGAAGGTGACTTGGAAATTGAACAGAGGAATAGGTAGCATGTAAAGCATGGTTTTAGATATGAAATCAGCCATTCATCAAATAGACATTTATTGAGGGTCTACGCTAGGCCAGGGACTGTAGCTGACTCAGGAAACAAAACCCTTCCCTTTTAGTCtggcaagagaaaaagagaagcaaaccAGAAACTACAATATAATGTAATCAGTCctatgacaggaaaaaaaaaaaaaaaaagaagaaatgaaaaaatgtgaggagcaaaaattaggaagaagaacttcagtgacaaagaaaataaaggaggcTGAACGAGGTGGCTTGCACCTAtgccagcactgtgagaggcccaaatgggagaaatacttaagaccaggagtgcgagaccagccagcgcaatatagggagaccctgtctctacaaataattataataaaaagccaggtgtggtggtatacacacctgtagtcccagctacttgggaggctgaggtgagaggatcacttgagactggaaggtcaaggttatagtgagctatgactgtaccactgcactccagcctgaagacagagcaagaccctgtctcaatagaaaaacaacaacaaaaaagaaaatatagaaaaaaaaaatccaggtgacatttagaaatgaaagataGTGGCCATTTACAATAATttgaaggaaattttttaaaaatggctttctTTGCCTTGATTAAGAAACGAGcactacttgttttttttttttttttgagacagagtctcgctgtgtcacccaggctgaagtgcactggtgtgatctcggctcactgcaacatctgcctcctgggttcaagcaattctctgcctcagcctcccaagtagctgggattacaggcacccgccaccacacctggctaatttttgtatttttaatagagacggggtttcactgtcttggccaggctggtcttgaactcctgaccttgtaatccacctgccttggcttcccaaagtgctgggtttacaggcaagagccaccatgcctggccactacttgttttttttaagagatgttgcccagactgaagtgcagtgacacaatcattgctcactgcagccttgaactgggctcaagccatccttctcccttagcttcccaagtagctggcctAGCACTACTTTTTTTATTCACCCCTACAGTAAGAGGAAGAAGAGCAAAGTGAAGGTCCAGGTTCCCTTTGTACCCTTTCCTTGCTATTTTGTTCAACTAAAATATATGGGGTGATAGACATCTCTTATCTCTTGATAGTGTTCTGATTAGACCATAATTATTTCACATTTGTGAAAACTCGTTGACCTGTACATctaaaaagagtgaattttactaCATGTAAATTATGCTTCAGTAAACCTaactcaaaacaaaagcaaaaaacaaaagacaagggTGCTAAGCAGAACCTCAGAGGGAAAGGCACAGTCCACCACATCTCACACACAGCAGATGCAATCCAGTTCTTACCCTTCTCTTTCTCAGGCTTTGTAACTTCACACTCAGGCCGAACCTGCTGTTCCTGCACTCCTCTCAGGGGGGACATCTCCTCCACAAGTATTTTTTGTTCCTTTGCCTGGTCTGGATCCTAGGGACAATTAGGTATATGGAGGCATAATTAGATACAGGTGGGTTTAGGAAACTGCTGTTCAGAAAAACACCTACATgttaaaaaagagaacaaagagaaacccCAGAGGGGCAAAGAAAAGAAGATGGGGAATCTGGCACACATTGTTTTCTCCCAGCAAGGGCCAGGTAAGGTTGAGGTAAGACCTATAGAAATGAACAGCTAGACTGGAAAAAAACTGAATCAAAGCTTAGTAATTCTCCTTCCGCTGGTGAGCCCACGTCCACCTGTCTGGCCAGAGATCTCAATTTCTGCATTCCTGAAAAAGAGCACATCTGACCCTTACCACCTGTTGTCCTGTTTCTCCAAGATCCAGCTGCAAATCCTCCAGAACCACCACCATGTCCTCCCTGCTCTCTGGGTGATGCTCCTACACCCAGGCCTGGAGCTCCTTAGGCAGGATGGTCAGAAACTGCTCCAGCACCAGCAGCTCCAGGATCTGCTCCTTGGTATGGGTCGCAGGCTGTAGCCACTGTTGACAGAGCTCCCAGAGCCAACTTAGTGCTTCTCGAGGTCCTGTGGTCTCTTCATAACGCAACTGCCTGAATTGTTTGCACAATGGCTCCTGTCCAAGGCCTTTACTGTTTCCTTGCAGCTTGAATCCCTGTTCCCAAGTAGAGTAGTGATCCTCCCTCACTACCCGAAGCCCCTCCTTCTTCAGATTCAGGGGAGCCAGGGAATGGGCACTCACCAGTGCTGTCGCCATCCCCAGCTTCAGACTGCTCTCCTTGTTTTGGAGAACTTTCTTTGGACTGTATCTTCAGAGACACTCCTAAAAATATAGTAGCAGGAACGATAGAAACAGTAATAGTACTGCTAACAAGAACAGTAACATTTTCTTGGGTTTATACATTTCctattatccatttttttctctctgaaacaaCCATTTCTAAACATATATACAGAAGGAAAAAACTATCTTACAGAATACCCTCTAATGTAGAAAGAATAATAGATttgaaaaatcaccattttgcagcCCTCAAAATAACTGAGGCTAGGCACTGTGACTCACCCTttcatttcagcactttgggaggctgaggtgggaagactgctgaagcccaggagtttgagtccagcctgggcaacatagtgacaccgggcatggtggcacatgcctgtaatcccagctactcgggaagctcaggagagagaactgcttgagcccaggagtttgagttcagcctgggcaaccataGCAACCCCAAGACCTgtatttgaaaaggaagaaaagagagaaaatgaaagaaagaaaaagaaaagaaaaaagacaagtgAAAGTCAGACAAGGAAATAGGGAAAGttttttcagacagagaaaaagacagcATAAAGCTGTTGGATGTTCAGTGTAGTAGTTAGTTATGGCCGGGAAAACGTTATACGGAGCCGGAATCCTGGGAAACATCTACACGTAACAAAGAGAAGTGAGATGGAACTGGAAAggtaggaggagaaaaaagacaaTAGTATCCAGAAGGTCAAGGAGGTCTATTTCTGCAAATGTGGAATGGTGGAAAGACCCTGGGCCTTAGACAGGCCTGGGTTCCAATACAGCCCTGTCACTTACATgctgtgacctggggcaagttacttatcCTTTTGGACTTAGTtcactcatttgtaaaatgaagataatacctAATTCACAGAAGTTTTGAGGCAAATGAGATAATTCTAAAGAACATGAGGAATTCATTGATTTATAAGGGAAATGATATGAACACAGTGTTCAAGAGTGTGAAATGCTATACGATGGTGGATTAATCTAAGACCTGGCATAGATACTTGATTCAAAAACAAAGATGTCATTAGTGACCTCTGTGAAGGTAATTTTGGTAGTAAGAATAGCTAGCCTGCCGtaggaaatgagaaaatggagagagTGAGCATAAATGACAAATTTCAAAAAAGTAATACATTGAATGGAACAAGAGAAATAGGGCAGAAACTAGAAAGGGCTAATGTAGAGTATAAATATGTTTGCGACTTCAGTTACTGTCCTTATGCTGATGATTTCCTTATTCTTCAGGTCAGACATCTCAAGTGTCACACTTGAATTTCCTTCTGCCTATCTGGGACCAGGATACCCTACAGAAGCCTCTCAAATCCAACGTGTCAAAAATGAACTCAGACAATTCCCTATCATCCTTTGCGGCAGGCCCTTGGTATGTGGAGATTTAGTATTCTTGACTTTGACTATGCTTGAGTGTCCCTATAGATCAGTGAAATACCATCTGTCAGCTGCTGATACATGCCTTTGAATCAATGTGCATGTGGTAAGTGGCAGAACGGGGGAAAGCTCACTTAATCAGTGGCTTAGCCTTCAAATAGTTTGCTGTTACATATTCCTGAATGTGTATATAGTAACACTTCCCAgctgataattatttttcttagtcaAAATGAACTTAAACTTTAAAAAGCCAATTCCTAGTATTCTTAATATAAGTAAAAAAGTCCAAGAAAGTGATGATTatcagtgaaaccctgtgtctactaaaaatacaaaaaattagctgggcgtggtggcacatgcctgtagtgccagctactcggaggctgagataggagaataacttgaacccaggaggcagaggttgcagtgagccgagatcacgccactgcactccagcctgggtgacagagtgagactctgtctcaaaaaaaagtgatGATTATTAGCCAGAAAATAAAAGGTTGGTATTAtaatggttaatttcatgtctCAACTTACCTGGGCCACAGGGTGCTCAGATATTTGGTcgaacattattctggatgtttttgAAATCAGATTAACATTTAAACTGGTAGACTGTAGACTAAAACAGACTGCCCTCCATAATGTTGGTGGGCCTCATCCAAGTAGTTAAAAGTCTGAcaagaacaaaaaggctgactcACCCCTGAGTAAGAGAATTCTTCCTGTCTAAAATGCTTCAAACTGAATCATCAGCTTTCTTCTTGCCATCAGACTTGGAACTAAAACAGCTCTTCCTGAATCTCAATCCTATGGCCTTCAGACAGGAactacaccatcagctctcctggttctcaggcctttgggctTGAGCTGGAACTAAACCATttgctctcctgggtctccagcttgaaAACTCACTCTGAAGATACtgggacttgccagcctccataatGACCTATGCTAATTCCCTATAGTAAATCTCTTTCTAGATCTCTATCTTTACCAATATAGATACCCTAGTTATGCAAATAATGATACAAATAcaggcatttgtgtgtgtgtgtgtgtgtatatatatatatataattcatattactatttatgcatatatacctgtatttttattattacatctATAGAGATATCTTACCAATAtcagtatataaatatatctatgccacatacatatatatatactgatatcTATATCAGTAttggtatataaataaatatgtggtaTGATGTTGATACGTATATATAGagtacaatgtgtgtgtgtgtgtgtgtgtttttttttttccttt from Macaca fascicularis isolate 582-1 chromosome 4, T2T-MFA8v1.1 includes these protein-coding regions:
- the ZSCAN26 gene encoding LOW QUALITY PROTEIN: zinc finger and SCAN domain-containing protein 26 (The sequence of the model RefSeq protein was modified relative to this genomic sequence to represent the inferred CDS: substituted 1 base at 1 genomic stop codon), yielding MATALGFKLQGNSKGLGQEPLCKQFRQLRYEETTGPREALSWLWELCQQWLQPATHTKEQILELLVLEQFLTILPKELQAWVXEHHPESREDMVVVLEDLQLDLGETGQQVDPDQAKEQKILVEEMSPLRGVQEQQVRPECEVTKPEKEKGEETRIENGKLVVVTDSCGRVESSGKISEPMEAHNEGSNLERQQAKPKEETEYKCSECGQGFLQHSDLIEHASTHTGKKLCESDVCQSSSLTGHKVLSREKGHQCHECGKAFQRSSHLVRHQKIHLGEKPYQCNECGKVFSQNAGLLEHLRIHTGEKPYLCIHCGKNFRRSSHLNRHQRIHSQEEPCECKECGKTFSQALLLTHHQRIHSHSKNHQCNECGKAFSLTSDLIRHHRIHTGEKPFKCNICQKAFRLNSHLAQHVRIHNEEKPYQCSECGEAFRQRSGLFQHQRYHHKDKLA